The following proteins come from a genomic window of Maniola hyperantus chromosome 8, iAphHyp1.2, whole genome shotgun sequence:
- the LOC117984515 gene encoding flagellar attachment zone protein 1-like, whose product MSKGHVKSKLRIPKVVDEPSMSDTTLLVTIEDLINRAMGPPEANVVDFKLVRLILEILARQQRILQQKIEIRITALQQEKTKIKTAVDVSSEKSLSKSPPQAESFDVVRHKRKSSQKQKKRDVEIKEKERFEKAETMEKLEKEELKEIQEQEMAEEKEQIEKRVQDEFQKMTQVELKILLDREQEEIDEYEMAEKISQGEVTSENESRKEGLEKEVGEKVENVKHKLSQTEREIVEKEQVVKKRHHEKIEEISQKETKEIHRQDEDERVSLKESEILNIEKITEIEELRKTEKIPEKEEEQMNLIKQFDTEEKRDQKYQRKELNIPKNKLIMKKFSAIDFVAKSQFALLEVAVEELKSMAPPKPIQSLGNEKLISDMMKGTVSLPEAMETLQVEKKMKSAEQSVTRIVEILTQLVAGGALPEDIAEQVETIIPPSFDEAIQSQPLVEKKSVALDAKATQSQATQSLTRGLDSHPSITAEPSVATSMVSRTPTVSKFSSILKVPCVTHTDMRMYLKDLKDDITKIFDRMIDKVTEATATATHINKVVADKLDVAQKLDSRISALHVLLKDFANQFSGFDSVLTIRLQNIKDQIAQSHQILNSGIAQLADANNNAEVTAIMNLLEHSEEIEAELSNMPDEIKGLMVSQIEQRSQMRAVIRDMKNRKEKMAHLAELLTARDSVQHQLQVLNNKIKIVTAVLGDPEIALTTRKLAVDATCGSCHEPAQMDPVDATSGVPPRLPPLRQAPVAPSKEPCFSELVRAWSPETRHVSCRRWCGGSHTVVADPTKRFELHVQMQAIPTKQFFDYGDDGRAINSVHDSISELLTKRRGLDVTG is encoded by the exons ATGTCCAAAGGACATGTAAAATCTAAGTTAAGGATACCAAAGGTCGTAGATGAACCCAGTATGAGTGACACAACATTACTGGTCACCATCGAGGACCTGATCAACAGGGCGATGGGACCACCAGAG GCAAATGTAGTTGATTTCAAACTCGTGCGGTTGATCCTTGAGATTTTGGCAAGGCAACAGCGTATACTGcaacaaaaaattgaaataagaaTAACCGCACTTCAACAAGAAAAGACGAAGATAAAGACTGCTGTAGATGTTTCCTCGGAAAAATCTTTATCTAAAAGTCCACCTCAAGCTGAATCTTTTGATGTTGTTAGACATAAACGCAAGAgttcacaaaaacaaaagaaaagagacgtagaaataaaagaaaaagaaagatttgAAAAAGCAGAAACAATGGAAAAATTAGAAAAGGAAGAactaaaagaaatacaagaGCAGGAAATGGCAGAGGAAAAAGAACAAATAGAAAAAAGAGTGCAAGATGAGTTTCAGAAAATGACACAGGTCGAACTAAAAATATTGCTAGACAGAGAACAGGAAGAAATAGATGAGTATGAAATGGCTGAAAAAATATCACAAGGTGAAGTTACTTCGGAAAATGAATCTCGAAAAGAAGGTTTAGAAAAGGAAGTAGGAGAAAAAGTTGAGAACGTGAAGCATAAACTTTCGCAAACAGAACGAGAAATAGTAGAAAAAGAACAAGTAGTTAAAAAAAGACACCATGAGAAAATTGAGGAAATATCACAAAAGGAAACAAAAGAAATACACAGGCAAGATGAAGATGAAAGAGTGTCGCTAAAAGAAAGCGAAATATTGAATATCGAAAAGATAACGGAGATAGAAGAACTGAGAAAGACTGAAAAAATACccgaaaaagaagaagaacaaaTGAACCTGATAAAGCAATTTGACACAGAAGAAAAACGAGATCAAAAATATCAAAGAAAAGAACTTAATATTCCT aaaaacaaaTTGATAATGAAAAAATTCTC TGCTATCGACTTCGTAGCTAAGTCACAATTTGCTTTACTGGAAGTGGCTGTTGAAGAGCTGAAGAGTATGGCACCTCCCAAGCCAATTCAATCGCTTGGAAATGAGAAGCTGATTAGTGATATGATGAAAGGCACAGTCTCCTTGCCCGAAGCAATGGAAACTCTCCAG GTCGAAAAGAAAATGAAGTCAGCAGAGCAATCTGTGACTAGGATTGTGGAAATACTAACGCAACTGGTAGCTGGTGGCGCGCTACCAGAAGACATTGCTGAACAAGTGGAAACTATAATACCACCTTCATTCGATGAG GCAATCCAATCTCAGCCACTAGTCGAGAAAAAATCAGTTGCCCTTGATGCTAAAGCCACCCAATCTCAAGCCACCCAATCTCTTACCCGTGGCCTGGACTCGCATCCTTCTATCACTGCTGAACCATCCGTGGCAACATCTATGGTTTCTAGGACTCCTACAGTTTCTAAGTTTTCTAGTATACTAAAAGTGCCTTGTGTCACGCATACGGACATGAG AATGTATTTAAAAGACCTGAAGGATGATATTACAAAAATTTTTGACAGAATGATAGATAAAGTTACAGAAGCGACGGCAACCGCTACACACATCAACAAGGTTGTAG ctgaCAAACTGGACGTAGCTCAGAAACTGGACAGTCGTATATCAGCTCTGCATGTGCTACTGAAAGACTTTGCAAATCAGTTCAGTGGGTTTGACTCTGTACTGACGATTCGG TTGCAAAATATTAAAGATCAAATAGCACAATCGCACCAAATTCTCAATAGTGGCATCGCCCAACTGGCAGACGCCAACAATAATGCTGAAGTTACAG ccaTAATGAATCTGTTGGAACACTCCGAAGAGATAGAAGCCGAACTAAGCAACATGCCCGATGAGATAAAGGGGCTGATGGTATCGCAGATAGAGCAAAGATCGCAAATGCGC GCGGTTATAAGAGACATGAAAAATAGAAAGGAAAAGATGGCACATTTGGCCGAGCTGCTGACAGCACGGGATTCTGTACAGCATCAATTACAGGTCCTGAACAATAAGATCAAAATCGTAACTGCCGTGCTTGGAGATCCTGAG ATTGCTCTGACCACGCGCAAATTAGCGGTTGATGCAACTTGTGGTAGTTGTCATGAGCCGGCACAGATGGACCCCGTAGACGCTACCAGTGGAGTTCCACCTCGACTACCACCTCTGCGACAGGCGCCTGTCGCGCCGTCAAAGGAGCCCTGCTTCTCTGAACTGGTCAGAGCTTGGTCACCAGAAACTCG